acaaaataaaatagtgtGTTTGAACGTAAGATTAGCttcagacataacatgtttcaacTGGAGGAAAGAGTGAGTGACGAatgcatgggtgtgtgtgtgccagcagTATCTCATGCTGAATCCAAGAGCATTGGTCATTCGTCCATTATGACCTCATAGTCCCACAGCAATGACCTCATGTCATGTAATCACTTAACAAtccaaaggagagagagggggagggagggagagagagagagagagggggagggagggagagagagagagagagagagagagagagggaccaaaagaaaaacaggaaatcTGGAAAGACATTGAAAGACATTGAAAGAAAAGAATAAGAGAAAATCATCCATCCTCCAATTATTAATTACAACTGTCCATCAAAATTATCGAGAGATTGCGTCACTGTCATGTCTGACAGTGTTATGGAGGTTTcagtgttacatttttttagcttaaatactgtccaaaaaaaaaaagatacaccTGCAGAAATGATGCGTGTAAATCAGTAATgctataagtaaaaaaaaaaacatattggcAATTGTAGCCTCGACTTCACTCTAAGGATAATAGCatttccatcagcctcagctgcaaatgttagcatgctaaaatgctaaactaagatggtgagcatggtaaacattatacctgctgaaCATGCattttagcattgtcattgtaagCATGCAAGCTTGTAGCTTAGGATATTTTGATAACTTTTCTACAGTCAGTGTATTACATAAGTAGAAGGCGGTCGGCACGCtgccagtttggagaagcaggaaGGCAGGCAGGAGTCACACAGTCAGCACgaaagctaagcaatgtactgctgtggatggGGGCAGCAgctgaatatattttatttatatttctcaaccttgccatcagacagccctttccgaCGGGGTACTGAAGCCGTTATCTATGCTCTcgtcaaagccaccagactccattgacaaaaacaacaaacattcTACCTCACAGAACACCagagttgctggtctaccgctGCTTAGATCGGTTAGTTTGTATGTTAGTTTGTATGTTGTGTGACTTTTGTGTTATAAAAGGGTTAGGAGCTAACAAAACTAACCGGTCGAGGCAGCGGTAGGCCAGCAACCCctgtgttctgcgaggtaaaatgacagtttttgtcaatggagtctggtggcagGGGGCTTCCCCTTGTGTACACTTAAGCAAGGCGGTTTGACGGCAAGGTAAAGCTGTGAAAAGATTTTAAATATAGCATACACTTTAACTGATATAGATTCtttttaggtgtctaaaatacattttgcgGTTGCCCccatccacagcagtacattgcttagcttctgaGCCTgtcctcctgcctgcttctccaataATTTCATATTTGATGTCACAggttacacatactgtatgttgagaCATATGAGATGGCTAGAAAGAAACTAGAAAAAGCGTGGaggtagacagagagagagagagagggagagagagagagaaagagataaatGGAAAGACTGATAACATCGgagatctggtttctgtttAGGTAATGCCAGCTGTACCAGTCTGTTCCCTCTCAGCCTGGGAAACTAAACAACCACGCTCACTCCCCGGAGGAGGAATTAACATTTGACACCCGCAGCCGACTCCCAGCTGACATCTAGTCCCCACAGATGATAGAGCTGCCAGTCAGTTAGACAATTTACCTTTTTTCTTCCATCTACTGTATCTCCACGGAGTGGAACAGAGTCATCCATCATGACGGCAGAAAAATCATTATGGCGATGACTCACAGCAGGAATGTTTTATAGAGCTACTGTAAACTGAGATTCCCTGCATAGACCTGGTCAACCACATAAAGCCCTCTATGtacaacaataataatgataacaataataatgtgGGTGTTGACTGAGCTGACAATATCCAGTCTGGTCCATTTAAGCCACGGATGTGATTTAAACAGGCCTAATGCTGCATTTAACGACTCCACTGAAGctcttttgctagtttaacttGTCATGGAGGGCACATTAAGGAAGGGTGGCAGAAAGAAATTAATTGCATTGATAAAGCAACCAAAAGGACTTTCAGATGCAGTACAAAAATGTAACCTCATTGGTAAACTTGCTCAGATTACAGCGTCTTGCTCAAGGCCACTCCGGGGCAGGTATTTTCCAATTTTATCACATTGCCTTTAGGTGATATTGTTTAAAGTTTATAGCAGTCTGAAAGCTATAAAAGGGAACCACCAGAAAAAGCAAGAATAGCAATACTAAGGCATAAAGAAAACGCAGACTTTGCAGCTTCCTTGAGAACTTGAAtgcaacaatgtgtgtgtgtgtgtgtgtgtgtgcgcgtgtgtgcgtgcgtgtgaggagaggacacaCGTACCCATAATAACCAACAGTAGCCAACAGCAACATGTTACAACACATTGGTAGCTGAGGTATTCACTGTTTATCCATCTCAAACCAGCAAAGCTTACACTGTTAATTCAGCACTATCTAATAGTTTTCCTCCAAATAACATGACTCGGAACAAATCACTTTTTCATTCAATCCATTTTTATGCCTATTATATTTAATAACCAACAACAGTATATTGGGCCTGAAATTTGTGACTTATGTGCCAAATGCTACTTTTTAAGACACATTTTATGGTCTCCTTAACTCCTGTTTTCCCCCCTCTTAGGGATGTTATCTACGAATACAACGCTTTCTATCAACACATGAAGAACTGAAAGTGTATGTTAGCTTAAGAAATATTGTGTCATTAAAGACCCATTTGTCTATATGATTCTTTCCTGTCTTCCAGGCTCCAGCATTGTCAGATGACCAGGCCAGTTTGGAGTCAGTGACGAGTGTGGATCAGCTATTACAGCTTCTATACCCCGAATACAATTTGCTTCAGCACTGCCTGACGAAGAAATCATGGCACGCCTCCTCTTCCCCCTCTTTTCCTCCCTCCTTGGCGAACCCTTTAGTCCACTCTAACAATGAGGACCTGTGGGGTCAGCCGAGGGAGGAGGCTCTTTTCAAAATGGACAGGACTTTGGGAGGTAAACACTGAGATACTTCACAAACAAGTACTGTACGGTGAATTTAGTTGCCACTGCTTGAATTTAGATGAAAAGCAAACTAGTGGTTTCTGAGATAagatatttaataatttaatttgtgAAAGTGTATATAGTACCAGATCACTTCCAAAAACTCAGGGCAATATGAAAAAATTCTAACTTTTTAAATGATAGCCTCTTTATGGGTGCCCAAATTCTTTCATATGAAGGGCCAAAGATGTATCTGGATGAAAGGCCATGGGCCAAAAATAAACGCTGATGACgttatgtaaaaatgtattatatttgatagaaaatgaacattctaaatctaaaataaaatgttggctGACTCAAAGCCAGTGAAGTGAGCACGGCTCACAGCACGGGAGGGAGAGCCGGGAGAATACCCTAATTCTTGTAATTCTTCGTGGATAAAACCTACGTCAAGTTTAATAAGGAAGTTTAACAGCACTGTTAAACAACACTGGGCTTTACTGTCTGTAAAACTCAGATGAAGTACTTTTTAGCTGCACAGAATGTAGGTTTTCGTAGACAATAAAGTTAGGATTtaacagcacttttaaaaatagGAGAATAAGCATGAGCATGTCAAATGCCATGGTGGGCAATAACAAAGGCAAAACGGGCCAAACTTGGCCCGCGCGCCCCAAATTGGGCGGCCTTGCTTTAAACCCTAGAGTGGGCTGCCAGACAGATTTCTTTGCACTGGAGACAGACAAAAGTTGCTGGTAAATGCAATAAATAAAAGCCAAGTTGGATAGAAGactggaaaatgaaaataagataCATTATTGGTTGATTATGATTTCCTGCCATCACCCCAAAACCCCTAATAACAGATCAATTAAGACCTAAAAGCTCTCTTGTATTCAGATTCACTTGCTAAATCACATTTGTTTTCAGTCATCTTAGAGGAGATCCAGCGGACCTCATGCCAGCCCCGAGAGGTGTGTGTTGAGGTCGCCAAAGAATACCCAGAATCCACCAGTCAGTTCTACCTCCCTCGATGTGTGGCGCTGCATCGGTGCGGAGGGTGCTGCACCAACGAGGCCTATTACTGCACGAACACAAGTCACACGCTCGTCAACAAGACAGTAAGTGGCACAGCTGGATTCTTTCTTGCCCTGTTTACGTCCATGTCAGACACTTCTTAGCACTTGAGTCTTTCAACACTGGCTCACATTACACGATCGTGTTGGTATTTTCTGCTCTCACACTTCGAACGGCCTCAGGAAAGAGGACAATGTGAATCTTTCCAATTGTGTAACAAGCTCATCTGTATCGCAGCCCGCCCTACTGCAGTGGGACACCCTTTGGCTACAACTGGACATCAAGTCAATACAATACACACGCACAGTTGCACAATCTCGCATATCATTACATCAACCTCTGCACAGTCACAACCAGCAATATTGTAATGAAAGCAgcatcagaagaagaagaaaagagaagggaAATAAAATGTCTCACACAAATTACACTGATGCGCACACGCACATAGACACacgccacgcacgcacgcacgcacgcacgcacgcacgcgcgcacgcacacacacacaacacacacacacacacacacacacacacacacacctaacctTCATCTTTCCTCCTGCCAGTTGATGGAACTGTCCCCGCCCAGGATGGATCGCTCCGTCGTCATGGTATCCTTCGTCAACCACACTTCGTGCGAATGCCTCTCCAAGCGGCCGCTCCACTCCATCATAAGACGAGCTGCATCAGATCAcctgtgagtgagagagaggagtgacgtgtgtgtgtgtgtgtgtgtgtgtgtttacaaacTTTTCTGAGTCATTTGTCCGGTATCCATGCGTTTAGAATATGTGCGTCTGTGCAGGTGTTCCCCACCCGAAGTTCCCTGTGCTTCCGGGTCATTATGGGATCcaatgaactgtgtgtgtgtctctacagACGCCTTAAACTACTCTGAGAGAGAAACAGGTGAGTGTGCATGAGTCATGATAAAGTCAAATTATTCAGTTGATATAAATGGTTACAATTTTCTGTACTTGTTTTCTGTGAAATACTGGGTACCTTTAGCTTTTTTGGGCtctaaaatcaaatcaaatgagaCTTTAAGGATTATACTAGCCAAAAAGTTTGTGAACAACTGGCGTAGAGAGCAGAAAATATTTCCGGCTATCTCTATTTTGAGTCCTTAGTAATTtaacacatacaaaaacaaaacaagcttGGAACCAATCAAATGCTAGAAAGCAGGGATGATTTTGGCTAATCAAAatcaagaaacaaacaaaatcaaaagtaTAACTTATAGCAAATGTAACGTTACATCCTCAATAAAGGGTTGAGACCAGGATGTCAAACAAGCAAAACCTATGCAGTATGTTGCATTACAAAATCTTTGAGTTTGAATAGCGTGGTGACATAGCAGCAGGTTCCGATTGGGACATCTGATAcaacacaggtgttttcactgatgAATGGAAATCACCTGCTGCAGAGTTTGGCAGGAGTCTAAAACCTGCACAGTctaaccccccctcccccccccccctccctctcccctctccagCACAAATAATCCCCCCACATGTTATAATATTAAAGAAATGTGCTTTCATTTCTAAGTGTGTATTGTTCCACTTTGGCCTTGTAACTAGTCAACAGAACTGTCAACTCCCAGCTCTGAGAGAGAATGCCAAATTATCCAAAACGTGGCTACACCTAAACCCCCACTGAGCGGGTTTTGGGATGTGAGCCAGATTTCGTTCAAAAACTCCACCAGCACAgccagatgatgatgatgatgatgatgatgacatgtGATGCTGATGTTCGGAAAACATCTGAAGCAACTACCGGGGAATGTTTATTCAACTGTATAGATgcaaaagtgtgtttgtgtctttgtgcatgGTATTCGTAACAGGTGAACTACAGTGCCTTCCATCTCCAgtaaccttttctttttttctaataatAAACTGGGAAACCTTACTTAACATAATCCGTAACGGACTGAACAGACTGAAAATAGATACCGATTGGGAAATTGTGCGTGCATGGCTGCAGAAGGACAAAACAAAGctggaaaaataaatacaactaAATACCAATTTTTACCTCCTTTCCATGTGGCTTCCAGAGGCGCTGGACTCAGGTCTGCTGGCTCTCTGTGGGCCCAACAGGATTCTCCACGAGTCCACCTGCGAGTGCGTTTGTCGGAATGGACTCACCGAGGACAGCTGCGATCCAGGCTGGAAACTGGACCACAACACCTGTAAGGAGGgttacagttactggaaataTTTTACTCCATACCGTTGTTTGAAAAAGGAATTAAAACCCCAGCGTCTAAGTGGAAGCCTTTTGTTTTTCAGAAGATGTGAAgatagaatgaatgaatgaatatgagGGGAACGCAAAGAGTCTTTACATTGTACTTCTCCAAAGTGTAACATCGCATTGACACAATAGGCTCTAATGCCTGAAGAGGGATGCCAAAAGTGCtcatttaaagattattttttggggcttttccgcctttcaTTTAACAGGACAGCTAAgtgagaaaggggaaagagagagagagagggaagagatgcaggaaatcatcacaggtcagattcgaaccctggacctctgcctcgaggcataaacctccaactatatgtgcgcctgctctacccacttaGCCAACCCGGGCCACAAAGTGCTCCTCTTTTGTGTGAGAAagtggaggaggaaaaaaaaaaaaaaaa
The genomic region above belongs to Perca fluviatilis chromosome 24, GENO_Pfluv_1.0, whole genome shotgun sequence and contains:
- the LOC120554106 gene encoding vascular endothelial growth factor C-like gives rise to the protein MWIPALLLWILNISNLCSGQDYTDYYQTGDMGTEAPALSDDQASLESVTSVDQLLQLLYPEYNLLQHCLTKKSWHASSSPSFPPSLANPLVHSNNEDLWGQPREEALFKMDRTLGVILEEIQRTSCQPREVCVEVAKEYPESTSQFYLPRCVALHRCGGCCTNEAYYCTNTSHTLVNKTLMELSPPRMDRSVVMVSFVNHTSCECLSKRPLHSIIRRAASDHLCSPPEVPCASGSLWDPMNCVCVSTDALNYSERETEALDSGLLALCGPNRILHESTCECVCRNGLTEDSCDPGWKLDHNTCECQCEGQGEGKWCPTGQRWDKELCGCVCAAECPGNQPLNPDTCLCQCRESPQSCLRQGKRFNPDSCSCYRLPCRKPRRVCQAGFYYSHQVCQCIPNYMRPEWK